Proteins from a single region of Runella sp. SP2:
- a CDS encoding putative Ig domain-containing protein has product MIIRVARILCVLAWVVSLKTSAKINSDPFTSPQPHHYVADDNQRYLCVALLNTTEGDEHGLNVIREAAKQGCNAAMITVRWDVVYPQVSSSANWVQFDNQVKLCKELGLKIFFRIHLARCCNRNEGFWTESEASKDQQGRVFKEIFSMAHQPSVTKALGFVKEVSQRYVSYLQEGRVLCVAATTTTTQEAGYHYEGYIPNGNIGYGDPYLSLYDYTSTMLTGYQSWLAAKYGSLKGINDAWKSDYSAIGDIQPITTDYSHPENKRWADWYIYRHTLLKNFLDGVSSTVKGVNANYKVINDFGSVHDGLSFRRGTLAFKDLARNVDGTKINDSQYYNHYFSADVLRGSMGDRWIMNEAFREPDLSQFGMEQMLGQHFERGCKLVNVVINNTADLNWFAPMIKSVAANWLSKPMTPIVNKQKMVVKLSELVRTGSYGIPGYTNRWEEKRVSGPVEIQLVEDLLGEPEVNQPPVVKTALSDYTITAGFDATYTIPEGAFQDPDGSIESYAVSGLPTGFYFDKNTIRGNSSMVGTYKITVTATDMYDASTSTTFNLKVVAQKPSTLALFKAGNYLNRTFLRNVKDRDTLNFNDLNFLTNFIATPDASAKAIIMRLTGPVSQTRTETDAPFALFGDDGGTTLRLGNYQLVLEAYNSTSIVPANGIGRTTINFVVANQRVNQAPVVATKITDQQATINRNFIFIIPTSTFQDKDGQISRMVVTGLPSGMVANSGVISGAPRAAGNFTVTVEAFDNENASVKTQFLLKVLSVNQSPIVVTTIPDQVTVVQQTYEYEITPNIFRDNDGYIVRVLVQNLPQGITYANNKLSGKAVTAGDYRVIVRGIDNENASVETTFQLSVRSISSNLPPVATTTLPTQRVVVGNPFSYTLPQGLFRDPEGGTVRLEVSNLPSGFVYANGSIVGTPSVAGEYKIVVRGYDGLGAFGETTLTLWVTLSNGNIPPVIVTQIPDQEAVVGEAFSLNIDLNGFRDPDGILFGVLVRNLPPGLSFQGGSIVGTPTTVGNYTVTVRAIDNQGAIVDEFFVIKVSESTPMTANLVFSLFKAGGSSSRRFIRTLRDGDRISLSSVQSIATFVNIFAESSQAVDRIEFNMTGAETQTFSDLAAPYGLFNDNDGFSAELGTYKLTAKAIKSNKVIGESTITFTLIAGNARIGEEEAEVVNVWSAYPNPFVSVLKMTLPDTYKPESTTFSIVTLAGFMMPVSQVHWHGLEAELELAPLQLTKGTYLLQTSHPDMPTKVIKVLKQE; this is encoded by the coding sequence ATGATTATACGTGTAGCAAGAATTTTGTGTGTACTGGCATGGGTGGTTTCTTTAAAAACCAGCGCAAAGATTAATTCTGACCCATTCACTTCACCTCAACCGCACCATTACGTCGCAGACGACAATCAGCGCTATTTATGCGTTGCTTTATTAAATACTACCGAAGGAGATGAACATGGCCTCAATGTCATTCGTGAAGCCGCCAAGCAAGGTTGTAATGCCGCCATGATTACGGTACGCTGGGATGTTGTGTATCCGCAGGTGTCAAGTTCAGCCAACTGGGTACAATTCGATAACCAAGTGAAATTGTGCAAAGAGCTAGGATTGAAGATTTTTTTTCGGATTCACTTGGCACGTTGCTGTAATCGCAACGAAGGCTTTTGGACTGAAAGTGAAGCCTCTAAAGACCAACAAGGCCGCGTGTTTAAAGAGATTTTTAGCATGGCGCACCAGCCTTCTGTCACCAAAGCCCTTGGTTTTGTTAAAGAAGTAAGTCAAAGGTATGTTTCGTATTTGCAAGAAGGGCGCGTTTTGTGCGTTGCTGCTACGACTACTACAACCCAAGAGGCGGGCTACCACTACGAAGGGTATATTCCTAACGGAAACATAGGTTACGGAGACCCTTATCTGTCATTGTACGATTATACTTCTACGATGCTTACAGGGTATCAAAGCTGGTTGGCAGCTAAGTATGGTTCGCTTAAAGGAATTAATGATGCGTGGAAGTCTGATTACAGCGCGATTGGAGATATTCAACCAATCACAACCGACTATAGCCACCCAGAAAATAAACGTTGGGCTGATTGGTATATTTATCGACATACGCTTCTAAAAAACTTTTTGGACGGGGTAAGCAGCACGGTTAAAGGTGTGAATGCTAATTACAAGGTTATCAATGATTTCGGCTCAGTCCATGATGGACTAAGTTTTCGTCGTGGAACGTTGGCTTTCAAGGATTTAGCTCGTAATGTTGACGGCACAAAAATAAACGACTCGCAGTACTACAATCACTATTTTAGTGCGGATGTGTTGCGCGGAAGCATGGGTGATAGGTGGATTATGAACGAAGCGTTTCGTGAACCTGATTTGTCGCAGTTTGGCATGGAGCAAATGCTAGGCCAACATTTTGAACGTGGATGTAAGTTGGTCAACGTCGTGATTAATAACACGGCTGACTTAAATTGGTTTGCTCCCATGATTAAAAGTGTAGCGGCCAACTGGTTATCCAAACCCATGACCCCCATTGTGAATAAACAAAAAATGGTGGTTAAACTGTCAGAATTGGTAAGAACAGGGAGCTACGGTATTCCAGGTTATACCAATCGTTGGGAAGAAAAGCGCGTAAGCGGCCCAGTCGAAATTCAATTGGTAGAGGATTTGCTCGGCGAACCAGAAGTCAATCAGCCCCCTGTGGTAAAAACCGCACTCTCAGACTACACCATTACGGCTGGTTTTGATGCGACCTACACCATCCCCGAAGGCGCATTTCAAGACCCCGATGGCAGCATTGAATCGTACGCGGTGAGCGGCCTACCTACTGGTTTTTATTTTGACAAAAACACGATTCGTGGTAATTCGTCGATGGTGGGTACGTATAAAATTACGGTTACTGCAACCGATATGTATGATGCTTCAACCAGCACAACGTTCAACCTCAAAGTAGTAGCTCAGAAACCTTCTACATTGGCCTTGTTTAAAGCGGGTAATTACCTGAATCGTACATTTTTACGCAATGTAAAAGATAGAGATACCCTTAATTTTAATGACCTTAACTTCCTTACAAATTTTATCGCAACACCCGATGCCTCGGCCAAAGCTATTATAATGCGACTAACTGGCCCAGTCAGTCAAACGCGAACAGAAACGGATGCTCCGTTTGCACTTTTTGGTGATGATGGAGGAACAACCCTGAGATTAGGAAATTATCAATTGGTGCTTGAAGCTTATAATTCAACGTCAATCGTACCCGCCAATGGGATAGGTCGAACGACCATTAATTTTGTCGTGGCAAATCAGCGGGTCAATCAAGCGCCAGTCGTAGCGACAAAAATTACTGACCAACAAGCCACCATCAACCGTAACTTTATCTTCATCATTCCAACCAGTACTTTTCAAGACAAAGACGGACAAATTTCAAGGATGGTTGTGACTGGCTTACCATCGGGAATGGTGGCAAACAGTGGCGTGATTAGTGGAGCCCCAAGGGCAGCTGGAAACTTTACCGTAACGGTTGAAGCTTTTGACAATGAAAATGCGTCGGTCAAAACCCAGTTTTTACTAAAAGTATTATCTGTGAACCAAAGTCCGATTGTTGTGACGACTATTCCTGACCAAGTGACGGTAGTGCAACAAACGTATGAGTACGAAATTACACCTAATATTTTCCGTGATAATGACGGATATATTGTACGGGTGTTGGTGCAAAATTTGCCGCAAGGAATTACGTATGCCAACAACAAACTTTCGGGAAAAGCCGTAACAGCGGGCGATTATAGAGTGATTGTGCGAGGAATCGACAATGAAAATGCTTCAGTTGAAACTACCTTTCAGTTATCGGTTAGAAGTATTTCCTCGAATTTGCCACCAGTAGCAACTACAACTTTGCCTACCCAACGAGTCGTGGTGGGAAATCCGTTTTCATATACACTGCCGCAAGGGCTTTTCCGTGACCCTGAGGGGGGAACTGTTCGGTTGGAAGTAAGTAACCTGCCGTCAGGGTTTGTGTATGCCAATGGGTCAATCGTCGGGACTCCGAGTGTAGCGGGCGAGTATAAAATTGTGGTGCGTGGCTATGATGGCTTGGGCGCATTTGGAGAAACAACCCTCACGTTGTGGGTAACGTTGAGTAATGGAAATATTCCGCCAGTAATCGTTACCCAAATCCCCGACCAAGAAGCTGTAGTTGGGGAAGCTTTTTCCTTGAACATTGACTTGAATGGCTTCCGCGACCCAGATGGTATTTTGTTTGGTGTTTTGGTGAGGAACTTGCCTCCAGGCTTGTCATTCCAAGGTGGGAGTATCGTAGGAACACCAACAACTGTTGGAAATTATACGGTGACAGTGCGTGCCATAGATAACCAAGGAGCGATTGTTGACGAGTTCTTTGTCATCAAAGTAAGTGAAAGTACGCCAATGACTGCCAACCTTGTTTTTAGTTTGTTCAAAGCGGGAGGTTCGTCATCAAGAAGGTTTATCCGCACCCTGCGTGATGGGGATAGGATTTCACTTTCGTCGGTTCAATCCATTGCTACTTTTGTAAACATTTTTGCGGAATCAAGTCAGGCGGTGGATCGAATTGAGTTTAACATGACAGGTGCTGAGACCCAAACTTTTTCAGACTTAGCGGCACCTTATGGGTTATTTAATGACAATGATGGTTTTAGCGCAGAGCTAGGGACGTATAAGCTTACAGCAAAAGCAATAAAGTCAAACAAAGTAATTGGAGAATCAACGATTACTTTTACGCTAATAGCTGGTAATGCCAGAATAGGCGAGGAAGAAGCAGAGGTAGTGAATGTATGGAGTGCGTATCCGAATCCTTTTGTGTCGGTCTTAAAAATGACCCTTCCCGATACCTACAAGCCAGAATCCACGACATTTTCAATTGTAACGCTTGCGGGCTTTATGATGCCAGTGTCGCAGGTTCATTGGCATGGACTTGAGGCCGAATTAGAACTAGCACCGTTACAGTTGACAAAAGGTACGTACCTGCTCCAAACTTCGCATCCTGACATGCCGACTAAAGTGATTAAGGTACTGAAACAAGAATAA
- a CDS encoding Gfo/Idh/MocA family protein, protein METNRREFLKSSSLLTGGALLSSLPFASYGFHSSNDDTIKIALVGCGGRGTGAAAQALSTKQNVKIVAMADAFQDRLDDAYTALTKRKYKDDAGVEIDVKSKIDVPKDRMFVGFDGYKQAIALADVVILATPPGFRPMHFEEAIRQNKHVFMEKPVATDAPGIRKVLATAEEAKRKKLNVVVGLQRHYQRNYREAMNRIHDGKIGDIVGGSVYWVSGGVWNHPRKPNQTEMEYQMRNWYYFNWLCGDHITEQHVHNIDVANWAKQGYPVSAQGTGGRQIRNGKEFGEIFDHHIVDFTYADGTLINSQCRHYEGTYSKVDEQFLGTTGRIDSFNGNNTVLKSYQGGKVIYAHEGKGDRNPYQVEHDELFAAIAKGEYKFADAENGAKSTLTSIMGRMATYSGKLVKWEEALNSNISLFPDQIAWDAKPKILPLADGFYPVAVPGKTIAV, encoded by the coding sequence ATGGAAACTAATCGCCGAGAGTTTCTCAAATCGTCTAGTTTATTAACAGGAGGTGCTTTGCTAAGTAGCCTACCTTTTGCTTCATACGGATTTCATTCGTCAAATGATGACACCATCAAAATCGCCCTTGTTGGTTGTGGTGGTCGCGGAACGGGTGCAGCAGCCCAAGCCCTTAGCACCAAACAAAATGTAAAAATCGTAGCCATGGCAGATGCCTTCCAAGACCGCTTGGACGACGCATATACCGCTTTGACCAAACGCAAATACAAAGATGATGCTGGTGTAGAGATTGATGTTAAATCAAAAATTGATGTACCAAAAGATCGCATGTTTGTAGGCTTTGACGGTTACAAACAGGCTATCGCTTTGGCAGATGTTGTTATTTTGGCCACGCCTCCTGGTTTCCGCCCAATGCACTTTGAAGAAGCCATTCGCCAAAATAAGCACGTATTTATGGAAAAACCTGTGGCTACCGACGCGCCAGGTATTCGTAAAGTGCTTGCAACGGCCGAAGAAGCAAAACGCAAGAAATTGAACGTAGTTGTTGGACTTCAACGTCACTATCAACGCAACTACCGTGAAGCGATGAACCGCATTCACGACGGAAAAATTGGCGACATCGTCGGTGGAAGTGTGTATTGGGTTTCGGGTGGCGTATGGAATCACCCTCGCAAACCGAATCAAACTGAAATGGAATACCAAATGCGTAACTGGTACTATTTCAACTGGTTATGCGGCGACCACATTACCGAGCAACACGTTCATAACATCGACGTAGCTAACTGGGCAAAACAGGGATACCCCGTTTCGGCACAAGGTACGGGTGGGCGACAAATCCGTAACGGAAAAGAATTTGGTGAAATTTTTGACCACCATATCGTGGACTTCACTTACGCCGACGGAACGCTTATCAACAGCCAATGCCGCCACTACGAAGGAACGTACAGCAAAGTAGATGAGCAGTTTTTGGGCACCACAGGCCGCATCGATAGCTTCAACGGCAACAACACCGTTTTGAAGTCATACCAAGGCGGAAAAGTCATTTATGCCCACGAAGGGAAAGGTGACCGTAACCCATATCAAGTGGAGCACGATGAGCTTTTTGCAGCCATTGCCAAAGGTGAATACAAATTTGCCGATGCCGAAAACGGGGCAAAAAGTACCCTTACTTCCATCATGGGTCGTATGGCTACGTATTCTGGAAAATTGGTAAAATGGGAAGAAGCCCTCAACTCAAACATTAGCCTTTTCCCTGATCAAATTGCGTGGGATGCCAAACCAAAAATCTTACCACTAGCCGATGGCTTCTATCCTGTCGCAGTTCCTGGTAAAACCATAGCCGTTTAA
- a CDS encoding formylglycine-generating enzyme family protein translates to MQFVKKTLLLCAFCGTAFAQQKFENYAQAISGSNIKYDMVAIKGGDFMMGSPAKEKDRKEDEGPQHKVKIEPFWMGKYEIPWDFYDLFTTKNIEIEMAKRFPDPENSLSKTDGSTRPSAAYVDMSFGMGRGGGYPAVNMTQYAAIYFCKWLYEKTGVFYRLPTEAEWEYACRAGTTTAYSFGDDPKLLDEYAWYKANSGGGYKKTGTKKPNPWGLHDMHGNVMEWTLDQYAKDYYTKKAGGQAKEAFLKVTELYPTSVRGGSWDDDASVCRSSTRIPSVPDWKIIDPQSPKSEWWMTSASFVGFRIVRPVKTPSKEEIAAYYNPPLIEDY, encoded by the coding sequence ATGCAGTTCGTAAAAAAAACACTCCTTCTTTGTGCTTTCTGCGGAACGGCCTTTGCCCAGCAGAAATTCGAGAACTACGCGCAAGCCATTTCGGGAAGTAACATCAAGTACGATATGGTTGCCATCAAAGGTGGCGATTTTATGATGGGTAGCCCTGCCAAAGAAAAAGACCGTAAAGAAGACGAAGGTCCTCAACACAAAGTAAAAATTGAGCCTTTTTGGATGGGTAAGTACGAAATTCCTTGGGATTTCTATGACCTTTTTACCACCAAAAATATTGAAATTGAAATGGCAAAGCGTTTTCCTGACCCAGAAAACAGCCTGTCGAAAACCGATGGAAGTACGCGCCCAAGCGCCGCTTACGTTGATATGTCATTTGGAATGGGGCGCGGTGGCGGTTATCCTGCTGTCAACATGACCCAATATGCCGCCATTTATTTTTGCAAGTGGCTTTACGAAAAAACAGGCGTATTTTACCGCCTTCCTACCGAAGCCGAATGGGAATATGCCTGCCGTGCGGGTACTACTACCGCATACTCGTTTGGGGATGACCCAAAACTATTAGATGAATACGCTTGGTACAAAGCCAACAGCGGCGGTGGTTACAAAAAAACGGGCACAAAAAAGCCCAATCCTTGGGGATTGCATGACATGCACGGAAACGTGATGGAGTGGACACTCGATCAATACGCAAAAGATTATTATACCAAAAAAGCGGGCGGCCAAGCCAAAGAAGCGTTTTTGAAAGTAACTGAGTTGTATCCAACATCCGTTCGGGGTGGTTCTTGGGACGACGATGCAAGTGTATGCCGCAGTTCTACCCGTATCCCTTCAGTTCCTGACTGGAAAATTATTGACCCTCAGAGTCCCAAAAGTGAGTGGTGGATGACCAGCGCTTCGTTTGTTGGTTTTCGCATCGTTCGCCCAGTTAAAACTCCTTCCAAAGAAGAAATCGCCGCTTACTATAACCCGCCTCTAATTGAGGATTATTAA
- a CDS encoding ABC transporter ATP-binding protein, with translation MEKQPVVRLRGLKKSYGRDLILKGIDLDVYAGEIIGYIGPNGAGKSTTLKILIGMLPDFVGEAKVLGYDIREDALEVKKRIGYVPENAMLYEVLTPIEYLLFVGRLHKMEDALTERRALELLEIFGLKTHADVRMNTFSKGMRQKVLLISGLIHNPDVIFLDEPLSGLDANAVILVKEVLAKLKAAGKTIFYSSHIMDVVEKISDRIVIINQGTIIANGTFDELKAQAQSGSLELIFQGLTGDNENSHRAEDFLQALK, from the coding sequence ATGGAAAAACAGCCAGTCGTGCGTTTACGCGGCCTAAAAAAATCGTATGGACGCGATTTAATCCTCAAAGGAATTGATTTGGACGTATATGCGGGTGAAATCATTGGTTACATTGGCCCCAATGGTGCGGGCAAAAGTACAACCCTCAAGATACTGATTGGGATGCTTCCCGATTTTGTAGGGGAAGCCAAGGTGCTCGGGTACGACATTCGAGAAGATGCCCTTGAAGTCAAAAAACGCATCGGTTATGTGCCCGAAAATGCCATGCTTTACGAAGTCCTAACTCCCATAGAATATTTGTTGTTTGTAGGCAGACTACACAAAATGGAGGATGCCCTCACCGAACGTCGAGCGCTAGAACTACTCGAAATTTTTGGTCTAAAAACCCACGCCGACGTAAGAATGAATACTTTTTCCAAAGGAATGCGGCAAAAGGTATTGTTGATTTCGGGGCTTATTCACAATCCCGACGTCATTTTTTTGGACGAACCTCTTTCGGGACTGGATGCCAATGCCGTGATTTTGGTGAAAGAAGTGTTGGCCAAATTGAAAGCCGCTGGTAAAACCATTTTTTACAGTTCACACATCATGGACGTGGTAGAAAAAATCTCCGACCGAATTGTGATTATTAACCAAGGAACCATTATCGCCAACGGCACTTTTGATGAACTCAAAGCACAAGCGCAGTCGGGTTCTTTAGAACTTATTTTCCAAGGCTTGACGGGCGACAACGAGAATAGCCACCGCGCCGAAGATTTTTTACAAGCATTGAAGTAA
- a CDS encoding GNAT family N-acetyltransferase, whose translation MLEISNVTTAELPEIQRIAYQTWPMTFGDILSPKQIDYMLDWMYSIPSLTAQIEEKGHVFLLIKENEACLGYVSYELNYKNEPNTKIHKIYLLPASQGKGAGAALIRKVAEIATENNNSALLLNVNRYNKAVGFYEKMGFNIVGSEDIDIGDGFLMQDYIMAKPL comes from the coding sequence ATGTTAGAAATTAGCAACGTAACTACGGCAGAACTGCCCGAAATTCAGCGCATCGCTTATCAGACTTGGCCCATGACTTTTGGGGATATTTTGTCGCCCAAACAAATTGATTATATGCTTGACTGGATGTACAGCATTCCGTCGTTAACAGCGCAAATCGAGGAAAAAGGGCACGTTTTTCTGTTGATCAAAGAGAATGAAGCGTGTTTGGGGTACGTTTCGTACGAACTCAATTACAAAAATGAGCCCAACACGAAGATTCATAAAATTTACCTGCTACCCGCCAGTCAGGGCAAAGGAGCGGGAGCCGCTTTGATTCGTAAAGTAGCCGAAATTGCTACGGAGAATAACAATTCGGCGCTGCTACTCAATGTCAACCGTTATAATAAAGCGGTTGGGTTTTACGAAAAAATGGGCTTCAATATCGTAGGAAGTGAAGATATTGACATTGGAGATGGATTTCTAATGCAAGATTACATCATGGCAAAACCGCTTTAG
- a CDS encoding heavy-metal-associated domain-containing protein, with protein sequence METLQFKTNINCGGCIAKVTPFLNQVEEIEDWRVDTANPDKILTINGEELSSELILETIEKAGFTAIQV encoded by the coding sequence ATGGAGACATTACAATTCAAAACCAACATCAACTGCGGAGGCTGCATTGCCAAAGTAACGCCGTTCTTAAATCAAGTTGAAGAAATTGAAGATTGGCGCGTTGATACTGCCAACCCCGATAAAATTTTGACCATCAACGGTGAAGAATTATCAAGCGAACTTATTCTAGAAACAATCGAGAAAGCAGGGTTTACAGCCATACAAGTCTAG
- a CDS encoding cation-translocating P-type ATPase produces the protein METEINTENQQLLVPVTGMTCAACAVSVENILKKQEGVLECAVNFANESARISFDTTQTNPEALKNALQAVGYDLLLHPENAQAQQAEQKANQLLTLQKRLLWATILTLPVVVLGMFFMELPFVNWIMLALTTPVLAIFGRDFFIHAWKQAKYGQANMDTLVALSTGIAFTFSLFNTVYPEFWHQRGLHPHVYFEASAVIIVFIMVGKWLEEKAKANTSTAIQKLMGLQPRTVWIIENGEEKEIDIAAVRVGDRIVVKPGDKIAVDGKVLSGTSYVDESMISGEPVPVEKNKGSKVFAGTVNQQGSFRFLAEKVGEATLLAQIIRMVQQAQGSKAPIQQLADKIAAVFVPVVMGISVLTFVVWSSFGGENALTQGLLSAITVLVIACPCALGLATPTAIMVGVGKGAENGILIKDAQSLELAHRIDAVVLDKTGTITEGKPTVTDTYWASDEPAFKSIALALESQSSHPLAASIVQTLKAEGIKSVPIIQFENVAGKGVKALFEGNEYVIGSVFWIAERGLSFANIPINTWQESAKTVVVFANKKDVLAAWAITDPIKPTSAQAIADLQREGIEVYMLTGDNAFTAQKVAQEVGINHFKGQVLPADKAAFVEQLQHAGKIVAMVGDGINDSHALAQADVSIAMGKGSDIAMDVAKMTLISSDLQKIPQAIQLSKWTVAAIHQNLFWAFIYNLIGIPLAAGVLYPINGFLLNPMIAGAAMALSSVSVVANSLRLNKS, from the coding sequence ATGGAAACCGAGATTAACACGGAGAATCAACAACTTTTGGTACCCGTCACGGGGATGACCTGTGCAGCTTGTGCCGTGAGTGTTGAAAATATACTCAAAAAACAGGAAGGTGTGCTGGAATGTGCCGTCAATTTTGCCAACGAATCAGCTCGCATTTCTTTTGACACGACCCAAACCAACCCTGAAGCCCTAAAAAATGCGCTTCAAGCCGTAGGATATGATTTATTGCTCCATCCTGAAAACGCCCAAGCGCAGCAAGCCGAACAAAAAGCGAATCAGCTACTTACGCTCCAAAAACGTTTACTTTGGGCGACCATTCTGACGTTACCCGTGGTGGTGTTGGGCATGTTTTTTATGGAGCTCCCTTTCGTCAACTGGATTATGTTGGCACTGACGACGCCCGTGTTGGCTATTTTTGGTCGCGATTTTTTCATTCATGCGTGGAAACAGGCCAAATACGGTCAAGCCAATATGGATACGTTGGTGGCACTGAGTACGGGAATCGCTTTTACATTCAGCCTTTTTAATACCGTCTATCCCGAATTTTGGCACCAACGTGGACTTCATCCGCACGTATATTTTGAGGCATCGGCGGTGATTATTGTGTTTATTATGGTAGGTAAATGGTTGGAAGAAAAAGCCAAAGCCAACACCTCAACCGCCATTCAAAAACTAATGGGATTACAACCGCGAACGGTTTGGATTATTGAAAACGGGGAAGAAAAAGAAATTGACATTGCAGCGGTACGGGTAGGCGACCGAATTGTGGTAAAACCTGGGGATAAAATTGCAGTCGATGGGAAAGTACTTTCGGGTACTTCTTACGTCGATGAAAGTATGATTTCGGGGGAACCTGTCCCCGTTGAAAAAAACAAAGGCAGTAAAGTATTTGCAGGAACGGTCAATCAGCAAGGGAGTTTTCGTTTTTTGGCCGAAAAAGTGGGCGAAGCTACGCTCTTGGCCCAAATCATTCGGATGGTTCAACAAGCCCAAGGCAGCAAAGCCCCCATTCAACAATTAGCCGACAAGATTGCTGCCGTATTTGTGCCCGTCGTGATGGGCATTTCAGTACTTACGTTTGTTGTTTGGTCAAGTTTTGGCGGAGAAAATGCCCTTACCCAAGGTTTATTATCAGCCATCACCGTCCTTGTGATTGCTTGTCCGTGTGCGTTGGGTTTGGCTACGCCCACTGCCATTATGGTTGGAGTTGGAAAAGGAGCAGAAAACGGCATTTTAATCAAAGATGCCCAAAGCCTTGAGTTGGCACACCGAATCGATGCGGTTGTACTAGATAAAACGGGCACAATCACCGAAGGAAAACCAACTGTAACCGATACTTACTGGGCTTCTGACGAACCCGCATTCAAATCCATCGCCTTGGCACTCGAAAGTCAATCGTCGCACCCTTTGGCCGCGTCCATTGTGCAAACGCTCAAAGCCGAAGGCATCAAAAGTGTTCCGATCATACAATTTGAAAATGTTGCTGGCAAGGGTGTCAAGGCTTTATTTGAAGGGAATGAGTACGTGATTGGAAGCGTATTTTGGATAGCGGAACGCGGGTTGTCTTTTGCCAATATTCCGATTAATACCTGGCAAGAATCGGCCAAAACAGTAGTCGTATTTGCCAATAAAAAAGACGTGTTGGCTGCTTGGGCCATCACTGACCCCATCAAGCCCACCTCAGCGCAGGCCATTGCTGATCTTCAACGTGAAGGAATAGAAGTATATATGTTGACGGGCGACAACGCATTTACGGCCCAAAAAGTAGCCCAAGAAGTTGGAATTAACCACTTTAAAGGGCAAGTACTTCCAGCAGACAAAGCTGCTTTTGTTGAACAACTTCAGCACGCAGGAAAAATCGTTGCGATGGTCGGCGACGGTATCAATGATTCTCATGCCTTGGCACAAGCCGACGTAAGTATTGCCATGGGCAAAGGCTCCGACATTGCCATGGATGTTGCTAAGATGACGCTTATTTCCAGCGATTTACAAAAAATCCCCCAAGCCATCCAACTTTCAAAATGGACGGTGGCGGCCATCCACCAAAACCTTTTTTGGGCATTTATTTACAACCTCATTGGAATTCCACTAGCGGCAGGCGTGTTGTATCCCATAAATGGCTTTTTACTTAACCCCATGATTGCGGGGGCGGCGATGGCACTCAGCTCTGTATCAGTCGTAGCAAATAGCCTCAGACTTAACAAATCATAA